Part of the Lycium ferocissimum isolate CSIRO_LF1 chromosome 6, AGI_CSIRO_Lferr_CH_V1, whole genome shotgun sequence genome, TTTGAAGCCACTGTAGCAGTTAATAGACTTGCGGTGGAGAATTTGAAGTCTAAGTTGGAAGAATCACCTCTTGAATCAAGACTAAAAGAAGATGAACTGGAGGACTTGAAAGTTGccaaaaagaatttggagaaagaatctAAATATAGCAACTCTGCTAAACAATTAGATACATCACTTCAGGAGATAAAGAGCCTTAATGAGTTTGTGAATGAAATGGGGTTTGAAGTTAACTGATTTGGATAGTCAAAGTCTTGCCTTTGCGGAGAAGATTATTCAgcttaatgttttatttgattctgGTTTTGAAATGATGAGAGATAAGGGGGAATTTGCTGCTCGGCTTGCTCAACAAAAGTTTGGCAAGCTCCAGGATCATTATACAAGCATACAACAGAGAAAAATGCTCTACAGTTGGCTAGTAAGGACTTGAAGGATAACGACTCAGCACTTCAGAAAGAGCAAGAACATGCAATGATGCAACACGCTGAAGAATCCCGTATAGCAGAAGATCAAATTAGAAAATTAGAGTCTGAAGTAGAACTGCTTCTTTCCAAGAAGATGCAGATGGAAGTGCTGATTAGCAAGCTGCAGGAGAATATTGTCACTTTATCAGAAAATTCAAAACTATCGGAGAATGAAATGGTCAATTCTTCTCACAAGATACTCATGGGTAGCAGCACTGTCCAATTAAACATAACAAGCTCAATTTTCATATCTTGCAGCAAAATTTATCATTGAAACTCCCTGAGATGGAAATAGAGAACAAAGACCATATTGGAAAGCTTGAATCAAACATGCAGAAAAAGGAAGATGAAATTCATCTTTTACGCAAGGTAATTCACAACTACACAGAAACAGTGGACTCACTGGAGAAGCATGTTACAGAGACTAACAATAAATTGGAGGAGAAAGATCAGCTTGTTCAGGAACTTCAGGACAGGGAGAAACAGTTGGAAGCTGAGAGAGAGTTTTTTCTAAGGATACTTTTAATTCTACAAATGTTATCCAACTGTGTAGCTTTTGCTGCCACCACGATGAGGGAAAAGACCAGAAAGATGCAAGTATATGTCCCTCACACATAAAACTGGAAAAGCAGTGTATGGCCCAGGAAATAAAAGTTATACAAAAcaatattttacatatattttagAGGATCATAAGAATCCTTGGATATGACGTGATCAATTCTTTAAAATGATTCAGTCTCAAGACATTTGAATTACGCAAAATGTATAGGCACATACTTTAATGGAGGTCCACTAGAGAAAGCACGAACTACTTACATCGCATTTTTTCCTGCATTAAAGACTGTACAGATAGAGCAGCAAGAATCTGCAGTCATAGGTGGCTATCTTTCTGTACGTATTCTTCAACACTTGTACTCTCCTGCAGCATATCTTCTTTCGTTGCCTTCGCCACTTCTTCTATCCTGCAAGCATTGTCATCTTCTTTATTCTCAGTTAGTCTTTTCTTTGGAACAAGCTGCCCCACCCGGGCATACTTCTCCATAAATTTATCTTCCCAGTCTTGCAGAATTTCAAGTTCAGCATCACTAAGGCCTTCAAGGTTCCCATTAATATCTTCAGGTTTGAATGATAACTGAGCTAAGGCTCGGCTTGCATCTCTTCCAGCAAATATTGCATATGAACCACCAGGACCATAGAACATCCTATTTGCACGCCAAGCAAATAACTAAGTAGGTTTTACAGATAAGAAGCAGAAAAGAAGCCTGTCTACCATTCATTTCTAGTGCTATAATTTGACGATGAAGTTCCAAAAAAGTGCCGAATGCATCTCGTTTATTATATGATTTGTACACTCAGAGATGCTATAATGATAAAAAGGAAGCTACTGATAGATGCAAATCAGAAAGCAGAAATTTATCTGAGATATATTTCAGAAGAATCATCCTTGCCTCTTTACTAATTCTTTCTCCTCAATGTTTGACGATCAAGTGTTCAAAGCCATCCATGGGATCCCCCCAACTCCAGAATTTTTAAACACATTGGATGGAATTTCATAACAGAAGCTGCAGCATTTTAAACATCATCCTAGATGCACTTTGACTACTTATTTAAGAACCAGCAAGATCCTGCTATTGCAGAAAGAACAGAGCCTTTCTAGGGTTAACAATGACAAACACTTTAAGATCCCTCATTAAATTAGCAGAAACAAATGACTTGaaggtttcttttcttttaatgacAAACACCTTAAAATTCCCCCATTAAATTAGCATAAACAAATAACTTGaaggtttcttttctttttctgcagATGAATGTGACTTGAAGAACCTATGCCATCAGTGGGCACAGGCAGGATTTTCACCAAGGGGATTTGAATCTAAAGAAAACACGCAAAGAAACCAACAAAACAAAGTTCTACTAGTGAAAGCACAACTCAAATACATTATATCTGACGAGATTTTATTTCTTTGAATGTCTTTATTGTCGCATCATTAGATATATAGTACATACTTCTCTTCTATACAAGGCACCGCTAAAGAATCATCATCCCTTTGATTCCACATCTCATTCTTGATAAACTTCATTGCCAAAAAAAGCTTTTTCATTGATGCAGTGACAACTGGCAGAATGAAATGCCGTTTCACTAAAAGAAACTGTAAATTCTTCTTTGTCTAAACTAATTTTCTTGCAAAATCACAACCGTTCATTTAGATTGGAGAATCTTTTCATCAACATCACAAATATTAACAACATAAGTGGCAAGCTGATTCTCAAGAGCACTTATACGAAATTTATCAAAGCCATCAGAACACAATTCAGTCATTCTCATTATCGTCCTGATgttaaaattagaaaaagaatcAACTGGATTTAAAGAAGCAACTCCATAAAGCAAATTAGTAGTCACCTCATCAAAAGGATTaatgaattcttgaatttttcaatCAATAATTTCAGGGAACACTTGCACACTATAATAATGTAAAACAGTATAATCAGCAGCTTTACAACGTGATCCTCCGGAGCTAACATATAGCTCATCAACATTAGGTATCAAAATGTCACACTTGATACaaaatgtatttaccttgtaaCTAAGCAAATCACATCCATTATCCCTTAACATTTGCAACCTTCTCTTTTACTTCAAGAAGTAACATTGTGTTTGTAATATCTCGCTCCTTTTGTAAGGAATTATTAAACTCATATACGATGactaaggacccgtttggccatgaaaattgtgagtatttgaaaaaagtagtttttgttttcaaagtgaaaaatggtatttggaaattggagttgtgtttggccatgaatacaaattggagttgtttttgaatttttgtgagtgatttggagtgaaaaaagtgaaaacaactttttggtgttttccaaattccggAAAATTCCGAATCAACTTCAAGTTGAATTCCtgaattttctgaaattttatggccaaacatgATTTCCGGAATTCAACTCCgggaaaaaaagtaaaaaacaaaatcatggccaaacgcccactaaAACATCTCTAATCAATTGCAACATTAAAAGCAACCTAAAATGTTTGACAAGTGCTAAGATATCTTGTAGCCTTAGCTCTTTCATCTATAAAATATACGCATCAATAACATAGCATCAAGTACAACAATAATTTGCACAGATCTTCCAAAAATGTTGCCGCACTTGTGTCGTATCCTCCCAAAATACACTATCTTGGGAGGATCCAATATGGGAGCAACGCACTTTTGAAGGACCCGAGCAACATAGAGTGAGATCCCCAACAAGTATAACCATCCAGGAAGAGCATGTTCTTGATGCAACACCAGTTTTAAGCTCACCCGTATTTGATGGCTCTTGCACTTTCTCTTTGAGATTCTCGAAACTCATCCATACATTTAAAGGaaattccaaagacattcaagataTTCAAAACCTATATAAAAGTTATCTCACTTAAACACTTCTTTAAAAAACTGCAATAAGAGTTAGTTGAAGTTGGTAGGCAAAAAATGAATAGAATACGTTTATCTACTTTCTTGCCTAATCAACATTTTAAGGTGTCATCGTTATGACCTTAAATATTACTTGTCGTATCATAACACTGTTCATGCACATAAGATAGACTCAAGGAATTTGAGTAAGTAAATCAACAACTGTTCTCTTTAGAGATAAAAGCACTATCATCTTCAACATGGACAATGTCAATACGCTACTCCCTCACAAATCCTACTCTATCAAACATATTATAAAACAACCATTTACTTATTGCATGTCACATAGAAAGATTCATCAACTAATAAGTTAAAATAGTCATCATTTAGGTCCTCTATGATAGCATTAATGGTTTGATGATTACCATGATTGGTTGGAGTACAACGTAAGTAGAAATGTCACATgttgtttgaattgttatttaattaaaaattattgcATTCATCAAGATGGAGATGTTGTATTTTCAAGCATATGATTTAAAAGTTGGCATAAAGAGGAGCTTTGGAAATTATATTGGTGGGCCGAATAGCAATCATAATCTAGAATATATGTAACTACAGTAGGTAGCTTAATTTACTCCTATTGTTTAGGTATTGATTTCGTTTCCTCCTTAAGACATGTAAACATAGTTATTTAAACCCCAATAGCCTGGGGGAACAATCAAGCCGTGttctcttattttctcttcCAATTAACACACCCAAAGTCGGCGGCTACTAGCCTATTCAAGGCGCTACAGATATCAAAGAGGAAATGGCTCCCGCGGATTTTTGCCCAATCTTACAGCATCTTGCTCTCAGGATAGACACAGAACATCTTGGAAAATTCTGCCAAAACATTTGGAGTATAATCTCAAGTCTACGATTGTAGATCGTCGGTCTATTATCAACCACACTATAATTGAGTTTCTTGGAGAGACCATTATCACGGCTCCAGGGAAAATTCATGACCTTAGCTCTAAAAGGTCATTCAAATTATGTGGCTTCTAACTCTATGACTCAAGTGTGCGATCTCGCAATGGAGAATGCATTCTTCCATTTTGCCAACTGATTTTGCATTGGCAGTTGCTATTTCTACAATTTTTAATCTCTTTTACATGTGGATTCAGGTTGCATACGCATGGTTTCACCCTCAAGTTTCTTTCCACAATGCTGATAAACTGGAGCCTACTGTTGGCGTTCTTAGACCTCTGGACACTTTTTTAGAGGTATATCTAACTTGCGAACAAGTTCATGGATCCTTCACACAATGTTGCATACGTGCAACCAATTTTCGGACTCTATCTTTGGATGGATTACAGCAATGTTAGAATTGCTAAAGGTCTTTTCTCCGCAAACCACaacaaaaatttgaaatatatcaGCAAAAGTCAGAAAAAATCCATGAAAATGTGCTTTCGGACGCTGTGTGCTTTGGATATCCAATCACGTTCAAGTGGCTATTGCTATATTTCCTCCACTTTTGGTACCACTTTCGGATCTTAGTTGCTCTGTTGACAGTTCATGGAGATTTGGTGATATTTTTATGAGTCGTTTGGTTTAGAAACAAGTGATGGTAGGGATTAATTCATGGATTAGTTATGCAGCGATTGCAACGCAgagattattttttataagtGTTTGGTTCATCGTATTAAAATTGGATACACCATGTATAACTTAAACATGAGTTTGAAAAAGGGTTTGAGGAGATCCACCAGTGCAGTTTTAGCATTTTGAACATTTTATCCATGTATTGTGATACCATATTGGTCTTCGTGTAAAATAATACACCAATTGGTGTATAATTCTAGTTATACATGATCTGAAAGTGAAACAAAAcattgcataaaataataccaaaTTTTATACCATGATTATTTCAACAGTACTATCAAACAAAACAAGCACTGATTTCATGGGTTTCAAAGTACAGTGAAGCTAAGTCTCCATTCTTCATGTAGCTGTGGTGTTTTAAGACCAGAAAACTACACATGTCCACGATTCTTTTCTTAGTCTAGTAATTTTACGGCATGCGGCTGCGATTGATCAAAACATGTTGGAGTTGAGAAACAGAGGAGGAGTAATGTTTTTGTACTGGCAGGAAACGGTACTTATGGTCAGATAAGGATATTTGACATCCTGCAGTATCTAGCTTTGCAGTCAACTCTACCTTATGCTATTCAATCACATAGACAAAGAGACATTATTCAAACAAGTGTCAACACTCTTTCCTCATTGATATTGATATAATCGAAACTTTGAGGACCAGGTTCTCTTTGAGGCCGAAAGTATTTTTGTGAACAGGGTAGACCAAGATGAAGGGCTTGGGCTCGGGAGTGGGTTACATACGAGTCAGAATACTAAACAGTCCAACAAGAGATTATTGGACTATAATTGGGACCCAGGTTGAGGTACAGGTGTCAAGGAATTACTGGACAAAAGGGAATATAGTTACTATAATTATCAGTTTATGGAAGTGGAGGGATATGTGTATTGTTGAGTAAAGTACATGTCTCCTCTCTTCACCATTCTGAGTTTGTGCCGCTCATCCCCAATCTTAATATGAGCTTCTCATCTCCCTTCTATCTATCCTTGTATTCTCAGTTCCAATATTTTCATTTCCAGTACTTAGATTCTGCAGTAGCTATTCTCAATTGAGTTGCGTTGTATTTTTATTTCACTGTTCAAAGTAATAGAAAAGGCATTTGGGAGCCCCTTTGTTACACGCCCTCCCTGAGCTTTTTTGAGCTTCAGGACTTAAGCGCACCTTAAACGACCGTTTGACAACACAGGCAGTTACAGTCAAAATATCTTGCCCTCTGTTTGAACTTGATgcaagtaatatttttttacacTGTGTCTTGATGATGAAGTATACATGAGACTTCTCCCAGGTCGGGCCGGTTTTCACCCTTTTTTGCTTTGCAAATTAACAGAATCTTTGTATGGGCTTTAGCGAGTCTTAATGCAATGGCATGCAAAGCTATGACTACTTTCTTTTATGAAGAGAATGAGTGAGGTATTCTAGCTGTCTATAGTAAAGACTTGTTAGCAGCTGGAAATGATCTCTGTGCAAGAGTCTATGCAGTCTTTCTTACAGTCCCAGTTCAAAATGAAAGAGTTATGTTGCACTATTTTCTGGGGCGTGAAATCCTTTGGGAGGCTCAAGGGTTATTCATCACGCAGAGGAAGTTTGCCTTGGATATGCTAGGAATCTGGTATTTCCTGTTGTAAGCCCTTTAGATCATGAAGAACCACATTGGAATCATGGACTAGAgcatcaaactttttttttttccgatatCTGTGTGGTGTCCGGATCAGCTTGCGCACACCTCGACTAAATCCACAGCCACAGGATACCTACGCCCTCCCACCAGCAACAGGTACTAGGTAACTCTGTCCGCCAAGACTAAGACAAGCATTAAACTTTTATGTAAAAATATTTAAGTAGGTTGATGCTTAGTTGTAGTGCATAGAGCTTCTCTACTGATCTTGTAAATAAGTTTCTACAATGCGCATATGGCTTTAATATGATGTTCTTGAGCTGGGCCGGTTAGCCAATGGGGTTTGGGTACGAACTCAGATTCCTCTAGTATCAATATAGAACTAcactgccccccccccccccccccctctctctctctctctcgttttttcagaaaaatttattttcaaaactttaaattttgttcaagaaaaatgcatgtccaaacaaaatttcaactaaaaaaaactatttttcaacactacttcaaaaactattttttttcaaGCGTCAACCAAATCTATGTCCAAACAGTAGCTAAGGACCATTTGGccctaaaaattatttacttttttctggaattaattttcactttatttgaaaatcagtgtttggccatgaaaatttcaaactcaacttgacattgtatttcaaattttttttaaaaaaaaaacttatcaacttttttttcacttttaaaattgtatttaaGTAGAGTGAAACATGAATGTTATTCCACATATTCTTTGCAAAACGTagaaccaaacacaactccatcttcaattccaactccataaattccaaataaagtgaaaaatacgATGGTCAAACACCTACTAGCTGAAATCATCAAATTGATAAAAGTGTgcaaaaaaagtaaataactttgaagaaaatggaagaattctATGTGGGAGTTTAGAGAGAAAAAGATACTAACTTTGAAGTAGAGACGTCGTAGATGTGTCCTTTAATAGCGATCAACAATGGCTTTTCTGAATCAGCGCCGTTATAACCCCAAAGTTGCTCTTCCGTGATTTCGCCCAGTTGGAGAGGAGGTTGCTTTTTGATAGGGACAAAGTCATGTGGGGAAACAAACATGCTACAAACCAATTTGTAAGTAACCAACATCATCGCTGCTATCGTCAACAACGCTGTCGGAGATAACCCAGTGTACTGGAAGATTGTCTCTGTAATTGATACCGGAGTCATACCTAGTTTGGTGGAGAAAATCTGTGGtgtgcttcttcttcttttccaagCTGCCTACGGAAATGACTGAAAAGTCCAAACGACTTACCCctccatttcattttatgtgttttaattacatttttaaat contains:
- the LOC132061256 gene encoding membrane steroid-binding protein 2-like; the encoded protein is MNVSCVVSPTVVLKQMISDSAIIVAAEYMGTRKLPLFMEFGWLLPKARQSLPSNMYICDSEAAWKRRRSTPQIFSTKLGMTPVSITETIFQYTGLSPTALLTIAAMMLVTYKLVCSMFVSPHDFVPIKKQPPLQLGEITEEQLWGYNGADSEKPLLIAIKGHIYDVSTSKMFYGPGGSYAIFAGRDASRALAQLSFKPEDINGNLEGLSDAELEILQDWEDKFMEKYARVGQLVPKKRLTENKEDDNACRIEEVAKATKEDMLQESTSVEEYVQKDSHL